The sequence AGTTGTTATAAGAGACTTGGTCTTATCACTAATTGCTGCCTATATCCTGGGAATTGTGCTCCATTTAGGAGCTACAGGAATTTACTGGGGAATAGTGATTGGTGTTATTTTAGGGTCTGCTGTCAGTTATCTATACTTCAGGCTGTTTTTAAGGGGGTTAAAAAGGGAAAAGATGGGAGATGTGAATATAAGCGAATTTAAAGGAGAAAGGATAAACTAATCTGCTTTTTTCTCCTTTTTTTTAAATACAAAAAACATTAAAATTAAAAATAAGGTTACTTAAATATAAAAATCGGGAGAAAAATGAAAGAAAGAGGACGTTTATCAAAGGAAGAAATTTTGGACATGCCCTTAGGGTCTTTAATAACCACTATCAGCAGATCTCACATGGCTTTTTTATTTAGTGAAATAGAAAAGTTAGGGATTGGGGGGCAGTTTCAATTTTTAATGGGTTTAGCCCGTGAAGACGGCATAATTCAGGAAGAGCTGGCAAGTAGATTTCACTTGAACGAAAGTACAATAGCCAGGGCATTGAGAAAATTGGAAGATGCAGGTATGGTCCAACGCGAAGTTGATGAAAACAACCGCAGAAGAAAAATAATTACAGTTACAGAAAAAGGAAGGGCTGCTGTAGATGCTATTTCAGAAATAGATAAGAAATGGGAAGAAAGAGTTCAGTCTTTATCACTTGATGAAAAAAACAAATTAAAAGAAATGTTACAGGTTTTGGCCGTTGAATCCATGGAATTGATGTATGAATTCAGGAAAGGAAAGCTTTAACATTTTATATTCTTATTTAAGGCTTAGTTTTATATTTTAATATTTTATATCTGAATTATTCAGTTAGTAACTGTATAACTTATTCAGTGAATAACTTACTCATACTATTCTCTTTTATGGTGTTTTAGATATTAAGTAAAACAATTTAAAAAATATATATACGCAGGTATCAAAGATGAGTGCCCTTTTATAGAATCCCTTAGCTGGATCTAGAATTTGGTCTTAAAGAATAGGCCCTAGCGGGAGATTAGACCTTTAGAGAAATGGAAGTGATTAGTTCCTTAGGAGAGCTTTGCAGTATTTCAACCCGGATAAAAAGGACGGTAGTTCTACTGAAGGTGCCATAGATGAATCCAATTAAAGGCACCAATCAAATGATTTCATTAGAAGAGACCTCCAAGTGAATTCTATTGATGGCTTCTTTTTTAAAGATTTTAATTGGTTTTTTGACGAATTTTATTAGATGTACCCTATAAAAATATAAAAATTTTTTAATTAAGTTTTTATAATAATTTTATTGATCTAGGATCATGGTCTTAGAAAGGTGGTTTAATGGGGTTTTTTGATAGATTTAGAAGTTCTAAATCATTGGGTAATAAAGGTTATAAGTTAATGAAAGAAAGAAAATACGAGAAAGCTTTAATATATTTAGATAAAGCTTTAGAATTAGACCTCGAAGATATTAGCTCGTTACATAATAAGGGTGTGGTTTTGAGTTATATTGGTGATGGTGAAAATGCTGTTAGTTTTTTGGATAAAGCCTTAGAATTGAATCCCAAAAATGTGAATGTATGGCATGATAAAGGTTTTATTCTAATGGAATTTGAAAAATATGATGAAGCAATTGAAAATTTTAATAAAGCCTTAGAATTAGACCCCCAAAATGTCAGAGTATTGTTTAATAAAGGCTTACTTTTTGGGAAAAATAAGAAATATCAAGAATCAATGGAATGTTTTGATAGAGTTTTAGAAATTGATCCAAAAAATGCTGAAGCATGGTCTGGTAAAGGTTTAAATCTTTCATCGCTTGAAAAATATGAAGAAGCTTTAAATTGTTATAATAAATCTTTGAAACTTTTTAAATATGATATCATGGCATGGAATAGTAAAGGATACGTGTTAGAAAAACTTGAGAGATATAATGAAGCGTTGAAATGTTTTGAAAAGGTTTTGAAAATAGATCCAAGCAACTTCAATGCATGGTATCTTAAAGGAGAAACCTTTAAAGAACTCAAACGATACTGTGAATCACTAGAATGTTACAATAAAACTTTGGAATTAAATCCTGATTTTGAATTCGCACTAAAAGCTAAAGAAGAAGTTTTAAAGTTAATGGAAAAGTAAATTTTATAGTAAATATCCTTTTAGACACAGGAACTCTGCTAATAGTTAAAATTAAGATTTCAATTAAATAAATTCTATTAAAGGCTTCTTTTTTTAGCAAATCAATCAAATGGGTCCTTTAAAAGGGCCATGTAGCAGTATATGGAATTATAAAATACCACAAAATAAAACCCTCGAAAATCTACGATTTTCGGGGCCTGCAAAATCTACGACTTTGCGGTTCAGGAAATTGAAACATTCGAAAATTCTCAATTTTCGATGTTTGCAAAACCTTTGGTTTTGCAACCGTAAAAAATTCTCAATTTTTTACATGTTGAAGAAAATCTATGATTTTCTGAACAGCGAAATTGAAAATTTCGCATGCATTGAAATTAAAAATTTCGACAGATTTCCTTCAACGCCAAAAATTCGTAGAATTTTTGAGCGAATTTTGTGAAAAACAGGTATAAGTTATTCTTTAAGTATACTGCGAACTTTAAACCACTTACGTGGCGTCATACGCGCATATTACAAAGACAACATCCTTCGAGGAGCCTGATTATCGTAATATGCAATGTATTGTG is a genomic window of Methanobacterium veterum containing:
- a CDS encoding MarR family winged helix-turn-helix transcriptional regulator; the encoded protein is MKERGRLSKEEILDMPLGSLITTISRSHMAFLFSEIEKLGIGGQFQFLMGLAREDGIIQEELASRFHLNESTIARALRKLEDAGMVQREVDENNRRRKIITVTEKGRAAVDAISEIDKKWEERVQSLSLDEKNKLKEMLQVLAVESMELMYEFRKGKL
- a CDS encoding tetratricopeptide repeat protein, which translates into the protein MGFFDRFRSSKSLGNKGYKLMKERKYEKALIYLDKALELDLEDISSLHNKGVVLSYIGDGENAVSFLDKALELNPKNVNVWHDKGFILMEFEKYDEAIENFNKALELDPQNVRVLFNKGLLFGKNKKYQESMECFDRVLEIDPKNAEAWSGKGLNLSSLEKYEEALNCYNKSLKLFKYDIMAWNSKGYVLEKLERYNEALKCFEKVLKIDPSNFNAWYLKGETFKELKRYCESLECYNKTLELNPDFEFALKAKEEVLKLMEK